Genomic window (Spirosoma sp. KCTC 42546):
TATATAAAATCAAAAATTACCCAGCGCAGGTACCAGGAATACCTGATCCTTCACGAATTGCGGCAATCAGAATCGACCGACGAAACGGTAAACTTTTCAGACTTATCGAAAGCAGTTGAGGAGGTCATGAAAAAGCTCCCCGAAAAAACCTGCGAGGTATTTAAACTGAGTCGGTTTGAGCATAAACCGGTGAAAGATATTGCCCGCCAGCTCAGCCTGTCCGAAAAAGCCGTTGAGTATCATATTACAAAATCCCTCAAAGTATTACAGGAGCAGTTGAAAGGGTATCAGTCAGATAACTGATTCGAAGCAAACGCATAGCCGAATGAGCCAATACGATTTCGATAAATTAGTAGAGAAATACCTTGCGGGCGAGAGCAGTCCGGAAGAAGAAAAGCTAATGCACGAATGGGCGGAGTTGATGCTGGAGCAGAACCGAATGAGCCTGAGTGAGACCGATAAGCAGGTAATTCATAAGCGACTCTGGGAACGTATCTATAGTAACACAATTCGTCAGCAGCCGTTTCTGGTTCGCCATGCCTGGTTCAGGCCAAGTGCTGTTGCTGCATCAGTTCTGCTTCTACTAGTCGCTGGTATTTCCCTATGGAAGTTGCCAAAAGAAAATAAGCGATTCCTGGCAATGACTCAAAAAAAGCAGGAGTTGCCGGGGACTGTTAACATCAGAAATACGTCCGTAAAGGAGCAGACAATTACCCTGAAAGACGGGAGTACGGTTGTGTTAAGCGCGAGGAGTACCCTAAGTTACCCTGAACGGTTCGGCGACAAAAAACGGGAGGTGTATTTGCAGGGAGAGGGCTTTTTTGATGTAAAAAAAGACTCGGCCCATCCCTTTATTGTTCATACGGGCAATCTGGTAACACAGGTGCTGGGGACCAGCTTTATGGTGAAATCGTATGACGAAGACAGCGCCATTGAAGTGCATGTAACTCGTGGCCGGGTGTCCGTTTACGAAGCTTCCGAAAAATCGTCGGTTAACCGAAACGGAGTTATTTTAATACCCAATCAGAAAATTACGTTCGATAAAACCTCTCAGAAACTGACGCCAGGTCTTGTCGAAACTCCCCGTATTATTCAGCCTCCCGATACCAGAACAAGCTTCGTATTTGATCGGGCGCCCTTAGCGCAGGTGCTGGCTACGCTCCGAAAAGCCTACGGAATAGAGTTCGTTGTCGAAAATCAGGCCCTCAATCACTGTGCATTCAATGGTGACCTGAACGACCTGCCGCTTTACCTGCAACTCGACCTGGTTTGCAAATCGCTGAACGCTACGTACGAGCGCCGGGGAACTACGCTTTTTATTAATGGTGAGGGCTGTTCTGACTAAAGAGTTAACCCTTACATAACATCATAGACGCATAATTAACACATCAGTAACATGGGCTGGTCTAGTTTTGCGATGCAAAAAATCGGCAGGAATATACCCCCATCAG
Coding sequences:
- a CDS encoding RNA polymerase sigma factor: MNVRITDAELVCFLREGNQKAFEEIYNRYWYKLFCVAYHETGSREDAEELVHDLFESLWNKRHQASIQHLSSYLVVSVKYLVSNYIKSKITQRRYQEYLILHELRQSESTDETVNFSDLSKAVEEVMKKLPEKTCEVFKLSRFEHKPVKDIARQLSLSEKAVEYHITKSLKVLQEQLKGYQSDN
- a CDS encoding FecR family protein translates to MSQYDFDKLVEKYLAGESSPEEEKLMHEWAELMLEQNRMSLSETDKQVIHKRLWERIYSNTIRQQPFLVRHAWFRPSAVAASVLLLLVAGISLWKLPKENKRFLAMTQKKQELPGTVNIRNTSVKEQTITLKDGSTVVLSARSTLSYPERFGDKKREVYLQGEGFFDVKKDSAHPFIVHTGNLVTQVLGTSFMVKSYDEDSAIEVHVTRGRVSVYEASEKSSVNRNGVILIPNQKITFDKTSQKLTPGLVETPRIIQPPDTRTSFVFDRAPLAQVLATLRKAYGIEFVVENQALNHCAFNGDLNDLPLYLQLDLVCKSLNATYERRGTTLFINGEGCSD